A stretch of the Candidatus Melainabacteria bacterium RIFOXYA2_FULL_32_9 genome encodes the following:
- a CDS encoding zinc-binding protein, producing the protein MAYQNKILQCMDCGYDFEFTISEQEFYAAKGLTNHPKRCKPCRIARKNSKNYSDKNNNDERKMYDVVCADCGGRGQVPFKPSGVKPILCKSCYLKSKKPA; encoded by the coding sequence ATGGCATATCAAAACAAAATTTTACAATGTATGGATTGTGGTTATGATTTCGAATTCACAATCAGTGAACAAGAATTCTACGCTGCAAAAGGTCTTACAAACCATCCAAAGAGATGTAAACCTTGTCGCATAGCAAGAAAAAATTCAAAAAACTATAGCGACAAAAATAATAACGATGAAAGAAAAATGTATGACGTAGTTTGTGCAGATTGCGGTGGAAGAGGTCAAGTGCCTTTCAAACCATCTGGAGTCAAACCAATTCTATGTAAAAGCTGTTATTTAAAGTCTAAAAAACCAGCGTAA